The stretch of DNA CCAAATTTTTTGGTTATGAATTCATACCTCAGCTTGGTCGGCTCGCAAGACTGGAGCCTGGATTTGGATTGGCCAATTTGATTGGTTTTGTGGCGTTTTTGTGGTTAGCTGTTCTTGCAATCACCTCATCTGATAGGATCATGAGGTTTTTAGGAGGACAGTCCTGGAAATGGCTACACACAGGTTCCTACATAGTGTTCTATCTGACATCAATACACACTTCGTATTTTCTTTTCATGCATTATACTGAGTCATTTCATCGTGAAATTGCGCCTCAAAGTGTCTTTATAATACCTTTTATTGTAAGCGCTTCCGCAGTTTTAGTTTTACAATTTTCGGCTTATATCAAAATGATAAACATGCGAAAAAAGCATCTAACAAATACCTGACACTGAAAAATACCTGACACTGAAAGACGGCTTAGCGAAGCTGTTTTTACAGTTTACGGCTATCAATGTCCAAAAAAAATCTTACATTTGTAAAGTACCATCCTTATACATCTGTAAATTTTCCAGATGGATAATGCTACGAAACAGATACTTGATCG from Candidatus Nitrosotenuis aquarius encodes:
- a CDS encoding ferric reductase-like transmembrane domain-containing protein; the protein is MKSKIKLYLQNLSFRKLENYRAVLHGIACKWTLRHLIVGLIMSVLVYSFWLGHYEWQQDMRLWKSFGDVGYIFLAFALIIGPLSKLKNGAKFLILWRREVGIWAAVLAIIHGVLIVDGWIKWDVAKFFGYEFIPQLGRLARLEPGFGLANLIGFVAFLWLAVLAITSSDRIMRFLGGQSWKWLHTGSYIVFYLTSIHTSYFLFMHYTESFHREIAPQSVFIIPFIVSASAVLVLQFSAYIKMINMRKKHLTNT